A stretch of DNA from Prochlorococcus marinus str. SB:
AGTCATTTAAGCGAGCAAGAACAACATGTTCTTAAACTAAGGTTTGGACTTGATGCCAATGAGAGGCATACGCTTGCAGAAATTGGAAGATTATTAGAAGTTTCTAGAGAAAGAGTAAGACAAGTTGAACTTAAGGCACTAAGAAAATTAAGGAATTTAACCAGAAAATTACCTAGCGGTATTTGATCTAATCTTCTGCCCAAATATATTTGATTAATTCTTCTGAAGGAGGTTCAGGAGCTTCAATTGCATTTTTAACTGACTCCGATATTTCTGCATCAATTTTCTTTTCAATAATTTTTAATTCTTCTTCCGTAGCGAATTTACCGTCAATAATTTCTTGAGCTAATTTCTTAATAGGATCTCTTTTCCCCCAAAACTCCTTCTCTTTTTCAGACCTTAATTCATCTGGATCTGCAAGAGAATGCCCTCTATATCTATAGGTTAAACATTCTAAAAGTGTAGGACCTTCTCCTGCCCTAGCTCGCTCAATTGCTCTTTGTGCGGCCCCTCTTACTGCTAATACATCCATTCCATCAACTTCCTCGCCGTGCATGCCAAAAGCAGACGCTTTTCTCCAGATTTCAGGATTACTAGTAGCTCTATCATGAGCCATACCAATAGCCCATTTATTATTCTCAACAACAAAAATTATTGGTAATTTCCATAACTGGGCCATATTTAAACATTCAAAAAACTGCCCATTATTGCAAGTCCCATCCCCAAAAAATGCTGCAGTTACAGCATCACTATTACTATTTCCAGCAACTTCCTTTCTGTATTTACTTGAAAAGGCTGCCCCTAAGGCAACTGGAATTCCCTCTCCAATAAATGCATATCCTCCGAGTAGGTGATGCTCTCTTGAAAATAGGTGCATGGATCCACCTCGGCCTTTGCTACAACCAGTGGATTTACCAAAAAGTTCACTCATTACTTCAAATGAGGGGACACCCGCACTTAGTGCATGAACATGATCGCGATAGGTACTACAAAACCAATCATGTTTCTTTTTCATAGCGCCAATTACTCCCGTGCTTATAGCCTCTTGACCGTTATATAAATGAACGAAACCAAACATTTTTCCCCTGTAATACATTTCTGCACACTTATCTTCAAACCTACGACCAAGCGTCATGTCTTCATAAAGGAATAATCCGGTTTCTCGATCTAATTCGGCTTTTTTTATGTCTTGAAGATTTGAGATTCTCTCTACGTGTGTTTCCAAGAAAAATACCTTAACGAAGTTTTGATTTGTTAACATTCTAAGCCGTGATGGGCGATTTTCATGATTTTTTTTAATAACTCTGTAAGACCTTGTGAAAAAAATTTTTAACTTGATAAAATTTGTCTAAGAATTTTCAATAGGATATTTGTTTGGAACTTCCTTTAGACCATTTTCGTTTAATTGGCGTAAGCCCCTCTGCAACTTCTGAGGAAATATTAAGGGCGTTTCAATTGCGGTTAGATAAAACACCTGATGAAGGTTTTACTTATGAAGTTTTAACCCAAAGATCTGAGCTGCTTCGGCTCACTGCCGATCTTCTTACAGATCCAGAAAGCAGAAGAGAGTACGAAAATTTGTTATTAAATGGGAATTCTGGATTGGATTTCTCCTCAAATAGAGAAGTAGCAGGATTAATACTTCTTTGGGAATCAGGTTCACCAAAAGAAGCTTTTAAAATTACGAGAAAAGCATTGCAACCCCCACAAACTCCAGCTTTAGGAAGTAGTAGAGAAGCTGATTTAACATTATTGGCTGCTTTAACAGCTAGAGATTCTGCAATTCAAGAACAACAGCTTAGATCCTATTCGAACGCGGCAGACTTTTTACATGAAGGTATACAACTTCTACAAAGAATGGGAAAGCTTGGAGAATTAAGAAAAGAACTTGAAGAAGATTTGGTTGCTTTGCTTCCTTACAGAATTCTAGATCTACTTAGTAGAGATCTAAATGATCAAGAGTCTCATAAAAAAGGCTTTAGTATGTTGGAAAATTTAATAATCAAAAGAGGAGGTTTGGAAGGTAATAATAAATCTGAATATAAAGATTATTTAAATCAGCAAGAGTTTGAAGCTTTTTTTCAACAAATTAAGCCATTTTTGACAGTGCAAGAACAGATTGATTTGTTTCTTGAATTACAAAAAAGAGGATCATTAGAAGCAGGATTTTTAGCATTTCTATCCTTAACAGCTATTGGTTTCTCTAGAAGAAAGCCAGAAAAATTATTTGAAGCGAGGAGAATTTTAAAAAAACTAAATTTATCAGGTCTTGATTCAATGCCTCTAGTGGGTTGTTTAGACTTGCTTTTAGCTGACATTGACCAAGCCTCTGCAAGGTTTTCAAGTAGTTCTGATGAAAATTTACGTGATTGGCTTAATAATTATCCTGGAAATAAATTAGAAGCGATATGTATTTTCTGTAAAAATTGGTTAGAAAATGATGTTTTAGTTGGGTATAGAGACATTGACTCAAAAGAGGTGGATTTAGATTCTTGGTTTGAAGATAGGGAAATTCAAGAATTTATTGAAAAATTAGAAAAGAAATCAAAAAAAATTGTAATTAGATCAAATCTTCAAAACCAAAAAACTGAGAAGGAATTATCCACAAAAACGACTGAAGATTTTGATAATATATTGGGGAGTATTGATGAAAGAAGATTACCTTGGCCTGGTGGCATAAAACAAGGCTATGAAAAGGTTGAGGCCAAAGAGATAGAATTCAATGAGGAATACTTTAAGAACAAACCAATTGAGTTTTATAATTTTTTAATCGAAAAAATTGCTGAATTAAAGTTTAGTTTTGGGGAATTCTTAAAGGATAAAGAGATAATTAATCGGTCGCCGTATTTAATTTATATCTATGCGTTTTTGATATTATTTGCATTTGGTATTGGTATTGGATTTTTAAGAAATAATTTAAAAAAATCAATTCAGGACGAATCTATTGCTGAAAAACCCTTAATTGCAAAAGATAAAAATCAAAAGCTTACTGAGAAAGATATTTTTCAAGAAATAAAAAAAAATCCTTCAAGTAAATTGAATTCTATTTCTGAGAAATCTACTTCAATTATTTCCTATGAATTCAAAGAACTTAATACTGCTTCACCTTCTTTAGAAGAAATAAGGAATTTAATTAATGGATGGCTTCTTAATAAAAGTAATTACTTAGCGGGAAAGGGAGAAATTAATCTTTATAAGATTGTTAGTAAAGGTCTAATTGATCGAACAATCGAAGAAAGACAGAACGATATCAAGAAAGGAATTTATAAGGAGATTAATTCCCAAATACGTAAAATTGATTTGGAATCGCAAACTTCATCTCGGATAGTTGTTTTAGTAGAATTGAATTATATAGAGAGGCTAGTAAAGAATTCTGGAGAATTTATTAATGAAACATCTTTAAATCCCCTTAAAGTTAAATATATTTTGGGGTTTTCAAATAAATCGTGGAAATTGGTTGATTTCGTGAGCGGCTTGTAATTACAAACTTCAAGATCATCTATAATAATTAAAATTACTTTTTAATAATGTTTGATGAACTCTCTTCACGCTTTGAAGACGCAGTAAAGGGTTTAAGAGGCGAAGCAAAAATTAGTGAAAATAACATAAACGATGCCTTGAAGGAGGTTAAAAGAGCACTCCTTGATGCAGATGTTAGTTTGTCTGTAGTAAAAGAGTTTATATCAGATGTCAAAGATAAAGCTATTGGGGAAGAAGTAGTTAGGGGCGTAAACCCAGGTCAAAAATTTATTGAAGTTGTAAATAAAGAATTGATTAACATTATGGGGAATGAAAATTCTCCATTAAACGAAAATGAAAATAGTCCTACAGTCATTTTGATGGCTGGACTTCAGGGAGCGGGTAAAACAACTGCAACAGGAAAATTAGGACTTTATTTAAAGGAAAAAGATAAAAAAGTTCTTTTGGTGGCTGCAGATATTTATCGACCGGCAGCTGTAGAGCAGCTTAAAACATTGGGAAGTCAATATGAATTGGAAGTTTTTTCAGCTAAAGAAAAAAATAGCAAGCCAGAAGAAATAGCAAAAGAAGCATTGAATTTTGCTAGGGAAAATGATTTTAATTCGATAATTATTGATACCGCAGGAAGACTCCAAATTGATGATTCCATGATGAGTGAAATGGTTCGAATTAAAGAAGTTTCTAATCCTGATGAGGTTTTGCTTGTTGTTGATTCAATGATTGGGCAAGAAGCTGCAGACTTAACAAAATCATTTCATGAAAAAGTAGGAATCACAGGGGCGATATTAACTAAGTTGGATGGTGACTCAAGAGGTGGAGCTGCTTTATCGATAAGAAAAATAAGCGGTAAACCAATCAAATTTATAGGTGTAGGTGAAAAAATAGAGGCATTGCAACCATTTCATCCAGAAAGAATGGCCAGCAGAATTTTAGGTATGGGGGATGTGTTGACACTTGTTGAAAAAGCACAAAAAGAAGTTGAACTTGCTGATGCAGAAGCGATGCAAAAGAAACTTCAAGAAGCGACTTTTGATTTTAATGATTTTGTAAAGCAAATGAGATTAATTAAAAGAATGGGTTCACTTGGTGGATTGATTAAATTGATTCCTGGAATGAATAAAATAGATGATGGGATGATAAAAGATGGAGAAGATCAACTTAAGAAAATAGAATCTATGATCTCGTCAATGACTCTTGAGGAGAAACAAAAACCCGAAGTTCTTGCGGCTCACCCCTCAAGAAGACAAAGAATCGCTCAAGGTAGCGGTTATGAAGCAAAAGATGTAGATAAAGTTTTAGCCGATTTTCAAAGAATGAGAGGTTTTATGAAACAAATGTCTAACGGAGGAATGCCAGGAATGGGAGGAATGCCAGGAATGGGAGGTATGCCAGGGATGGGAGGAATGCCAGCAATGCCAGGAATGGGAGGTATGAGTGGTAATAAGCCAATGAAAAAACAAAAAAATAATAAAAAGAAAAAAGGTTTTGCCGATTTGTAGTTTCTATATTTTTACCTTTAAATGATATTATTATTAAAAACGCATTAATTTAAAATGATTAAATTGCGCCTTAAGCGCTTTGGAAAGAAAAAAGAGGCAAGTTTCAGAATTGTTGCATGCAACAGCACTTCCAGAAGAGATGGTAGACCTCTGCAGGAACTAGGTTTTTATAATCCAAGAACTAAGGAAACTAGGCTTGACACAGAAGCTTTAAGAACAAGACTTACTCAGGGTGCTCAGCCAACTGGTGTTGTGAGAACTTTATTAGAAAAGGGAGGGTTATTAGAAAAAACAGAAAGACCCTCTATCTCAATTGGTAAAGCAAAGTTAGAGAAGGAAAAATTAGCTAAGGCTAAAACTAAAGAAGAAGAAAATGATAGTAGCAAAGTTGAAAGCGAGGGTAATGAAGCTTAACGCTAGTGAGTTGATAAATTTTTATTCTTATTCAATAACTAGATGAAGGAAGTTTCCAAAACTGGTCACTTCAAAATAGATTTGCCAAGCTCTGATGCCGCTACTGCATTATCTGGACCTGGTAATTCTTTCTTAAAAAAATTTGAGTCTCTTACTGGAGTTTCTTTAACTATAAGAGGCTTACAACTGGAGATGAACGGTGTCATATCTAAAATTGAGAGAGCATCAGCATTAGTAGAACTAACAAGACCCATTTGGGAACAAGGGTTAGAAGTCCCTGAGGTAGATCTTAAAGCGGCTTTAAGTTCTTTAAATATAGGCGAATCATCTTCACATGCTGAACTAGGAAAAAAAATACTTGCGCGTTCCAAAGAAGGAAGATATTTGAGACCAAGAACTATAAGGCAAAAAGAATATGTTGAATCAATTGAAAACTTTGATCTTACCTTTGCGATTGGTCCAGCTGGAACTGGTAAGACATTTTTAGCAACTGTTTGCGCGGCACGACTATTGAACGAAAAAAAAATTGAAAAAATTGTTTTAACCAGACCAGCTGTAGAAGCTGGTGAAAGTTTGGGATTCCTACCTGGTGATTTGCAACAAAAAGTAGATCCATATTTAAGACCCCTATTTGATTCTTTACATAGTATTTTCGGGATTGACAGAACAAATTCGTTAATTGATAAGGGGATTATTGAAGTTGCTCCTTTAGCATTTATGAGAGGCAGAACCTTAGACAACTCCATAGTTATCCTAGATGAAGCACAAAATACTACTTGCTCTCAAATGAGAATGTTTTTGACCAGATTAGGAGAGAGATCAAAAATGGTTGTAAATGGAGATATTACACAAATTGATTTAAAAAAAGATCAGGAAAGCGGCCTCATCGAAGCATCTAGAATTTTCTCTGAAACTCAAGGTATAAAATTTTGTTATTTAACTGTTGAAGATGTAGTTCGTCATCCTTTAGTTCAGAAAATTATTGCAGCTTATCAGTAACTTCATAACTCTGGAGATCCGTACCCTGAAATTTTAAAAATCGAGTAGAATAAGATTATTATTTAAAAAAAAAATGCCAGCAAGTAGTAATT
This window harbors:
- the pdhA gene encoding pyruvate dehydrogenase (acetyl-transferring) E1 component subunit alpha — encoded protein: MLTNQNFVKVFFLETHVERISNLQDIKKAELDRETGLFLYEDMTLGRRFEDKCAEMYYRGKMFGFVHLYNGQEAISTGVIGAMKKKHDWFCSTYRDHVHALSAGVPSFEVMSELFGKSTGCSKGRGGSMHLFSREHHLLGGYAFIGEGIPVALGAAFSSKYRKEVAGNSNSDAVTAAFFGDGTCNNGQFFECLNMAQLWKLPIIFVVENNKWAIGMAHDRATSNPEIWRKASAFGMHGEEVDGMDVLAVRGAAQRAIERARAGEGPTLLECLTYRYRGHSLADPDELRSEKEKEFWGKRDPIKKLAQEIIDGKFATEEELKIIEKKIDAEISESVKNAIEAPEPPSEELIKYIWAED
- a CDS encoding IMS domain-containing protein → MELPLDHFRLIGVSPSATSEEILRAFQLRLDKTPDEGFTYEVLTQRSELLRLTADLLTDPESRREYENLLLNGNSGLDFSSNREVAGLILLWESGSPKEAFKITRKALQPPQTPALGSSREADLTLLAALTARDSAIQEQQLRSYSNAADFLHEGIQLLQRMGKLGELRKELEEDLVALLPYRILDLLSRDLNDQESHKKGFSMLENLIIKRGGLEGNNKSEYKDYLNQQEFEAFFQQIKPFLTVQEQIDLFLELQKRGSLEAGFLAFLSLTAIGFSRRKPEKLFEARRILKKLNLSGLDSMPLVGCLDLLLADIDQASARFSSSSDENLRDWLNNYPGNKLEAICIFCKNWLENDVLVGYRDIDSKEVDLDSWFEDREIQEFIEKLEKKSKKIVIRSNLQNQKTEKELSTKTTEDFDNILGSIDERRLPWPGGIKQGYEKVEAKEIEFNEEYFKNKPIEFYNFLIEKIAELKFSFGEFLKDKEIINRSPYLIYIYAFLILFAFGIGIGFLRNNLKKSIQDESIAEKPLIAKDKNQKLTEKDIFQEIKKNPSSKLNSISEKSTSIISYEFKELNTASPSLEEIRNLINGWLLNKSNYLAGKGEINLYKIVSKGLIDRTIEERQNDIKKGIYKEINSQIRKIDLESQTSSRIVVLVELNYIERLVKNSGEFINETSLNPLKVKYILGFSNKSWKLVDFVSGL
- the ffh gene encoding signal recognition particle protein, whose translation is MFDELSSRFEDAVKGLRGEAKISENNINDALKEVKRALLDADVSLSVVKEFISDVKDKAIGEEVVRGVNPGQKFIEVVNKELINIMGNENSPLNENENSPTVILMAGLQGAGKTTATGKLGLYLKEKDKKVLLVAADIYRPAAVEQLKTLGSQYELEVFSAKEKNSKPEEIAKEALNFARENDFNSIIIDTAGRLQIDDSMMSEMVRIKEVSNPDEVLLVVDSMIGQEAADLTKSFHEKVGITGAILTKLDGDSRGGAALSIRKISGKPIKFIGVGEKIEALQPFHPERMASRILGMGDVLTLVEKAQKEVELADAEAMQKKLQEATFDFNDFVKQMRLIKRMGSLGGLIKLIPGMNKIDDGMIKDGEDQLKKIESMISSMTLEEKQKPEVLAAHPSRRQRIAQGSGYEAKDVDKVLADFQRMRGFMKQMSNGGMPGMGGMPGMGGMPGMGGMPAMPGMGGMSGNKPMKKQKNNKKKKGFADL
- the rpsP gene encoding 30S ribosomal protein S16, giving the protein MIKLRLKRFGKKKEASFRIVACNSTSRRDGRPLQELGFYNPRTKETRLDTEALRTRLTQGAQPTGVVRTLLEKGGLLEKTERPSISIGKAKLEKEKLAKAKTKEEENDSSKVESEGNEA
- a CDS encoding PhoH family protein, whose amino-acid sequence is MKEVSKTGHFKIDLPSSDAATALSGPGNSFLKKFESLTGVSLTIRGLQLEMNGVISKIERASALVELTRPIWEQGLEVPEVDLKAALSSLNIGESSSHAELGKKILARSKEGRYLRPRTIRQKEYVESIENFDLTFAIGPAGTGKTFLATVCAARLLNEKKIEKIVLTRPAVEAGESLGFLPGDLQQKVDPYLRPLFDSLHSIFGIDRTNSLIDKGIIEVAPLAFMRGRTLDNSIVILDEAQNTTCSQMRMFLTRLGERSKMVVNGDITQIDLKKDQESGLIEASRIFSETQGIKFCYLTVEDVVRHPLVQKIIAAYQ